The Candidatus Krumholzibacteriota bacterium genomic interval AGCGCATCAACGACAAGTTCTTCAAGAACATCGTCTTCTCCCTCTACACGTATTCGCTCGTCGTGCGGCTCGGCAAGCGGATGGTGATCTTCCCCTCGACGATCGGCCCCTTCCTCTTCCGCTGGAGCCGGTTCCTGGCGAGGCGCGTGCTCGGGAAGGTCGACCTGATCTACGCCCGCGACGAGCGATCGGCCGTGACGAGCCGGGAACTCGTCGGCGGCGCGAAGGCGACGGTCGTCCATACGGTCGACGTCGCCGTCCGGCAGGAATGGCCCTCGCGAGAGGAATCGATGAAGCTCCTGCCCCCGGGGCCGGAGAAGCCGATCGTCGGGATCTCGGCGATGCGCTGGAGCTACTTCAGGAACCGCGTCGAGACTCCCTACAGCAACTACGACGCCTACGTCGGGCAGATGGCGGTTCTCGCCGACGAACTCGTGGCGACGCACGGGGTGCGGGTCGTCCTCTTTCCCACGAATTTCCCCGTCCACGGCTGCCGCGAGGACGATCTCGCCGTCTCGCGCGCGATCAGGGACCGCATGGAGCGGGGGGGCGAGGTCGGCGTGCTCGAGACGCTGCCCACGCCGGCCGAGCTCAAGGGAATGCTCGCCTGCAGCGAGCTCAACATCACGACGCGGATGCACGCGTGCATCCTCTCGACGGGATCGGGGACGCCGACCATCTCGGTCAACTACCTCTTCAAGGTCCGCGAGTACATGCGGTCGCTCGGCCTCGAGGAGTTCTCGATCGACATCGAGGAATTCAACGCCGCGTGGGCCATCGGCATCTTCGAGCGGATGTGGCCGGAGCGCGCGGCGTGGCGGGAAAAAATCACGGCGGCGGTCGGGGAGAAGAAGGCGGACCTGGCCCGGGCGATGGAGAGGATCGATGATCTGGTTCGATGACGGCGATCGGCTGCGCTTCGACGCGGAGCGGTGCTGCCTCTGCGGCGGATGCCTCGCCGCCTGCGACGCCGGCGCCCTCGGCAGGCGCCCCGCCGCCGACGGGCGCTTCGAGATCGTCTGGGACGATGATGCCTGCGTCCGCTGCGGCCGCTGCGTCGAGGTCTGTCCCGCCCCCGAGCTGCCGCGCCGCGCACTCACCGCGGAGGCGCTCGCCGAAATCCGGGTTGCGTACGTCGGCCGGGCCGCCGATCCCGCCGTGCGTCGGTCGTCGTCGTCCGGCGGCGTGGCGAGGACCCTCGTCACGGCAGCGCTGGAGACGGGAACGGCCGATCTTGCATGCTGCCTCGTATCGGCGGAACAGCCCCCCTGGGCGCGGGGCGCGCTGCTCGGGAAGGGATTCGATCCGTCGGTCATCGCCAACTCCGTCTACCGGCCGGTTCCCCTGCTCGAGGAATGCGGTCAGGTCGGGGCCGGCAGCACGCTCGTCGTCACCGGGACGCACTGCCAGCTCCTCGCCGCGGAGCACCTCTACGGCGACGCGGGCGTCGACCTCCTGCGGATCGGCCTTTTGTGCAAGCAGCAGAAGCA includes:
- a CDS encoding polysaccharide pyruvyl transferase family protein, which codes for MKILIIEAYTDGNVGSCALVENALGILRERFPGADIRVMAHRPEVFERLYGVEAIGDVFEYPFLQPRLRQVGWLLKTVLWMTVCRLTIALRSPEGLSRGRVPFRKKLAPFLWADMAVSVGAERINDKFFKNIVFSLYTYSLVVRLGKRMVIFPSTIGPFLFRWSRFLARRVLGKVDLIYARDERSAVTSRELVGGAKATVVHTVDVAVRQEWPSREESMKLLPPGPEKPIVGISAMRWSYFRNRVETPYSNYDAYVGQMAVLADELVATHGVRVVLFPTNFPVHGCREDDLAVSRAIRDRMERGGEVGVLETLPTPAELKGMLACSELNITTRMHACILSTGSGTPTISVNYLFKVREYMRSLGLEEFSIDIEEFNAAWAIGIFERMWPERAAWREKITAAVGEKKADLARAMERIDDLVR
- a CDS encoding Coenzyme F420 hydrogenase/dehydrogenase, beta subunit C-terminal domain → MIWFDDGDRLRFDAERCCLCGGCLAACDAGALGRRPAADGRFEIVWDDDACVRCGRCVEVCPAPELPRRALTAEALAEIRVAYVGRAADPAVRRSSSSGGVARTLVTAALETGTADLACCLVSAEQPPWARGALLGKGFDPSVIANSVYRPVPLLEECGQVGAGSTLVVTGTHCQLLAAEHLYGDAGVDLLRIGLLCKQQKHLGFTRFVRRRLGMDAREERRIDYRGDGWPGRISAGGRSIGFSETAALPFGKWLWTIPACMYCANAFGDTADLTIADPWGIVRPEDAGDGMSMIAVRTEKGAALLAAAGEAIELEQIDTAAFARSIRWPDLERKIASIPIRLGESGSRGERRRLDARNRERRWYEWILERFDPPRVIRKILGRLPFAGLPK